The DNA sequence GTCTGCCCTTTTACTGGCCGAGCTGCTGCTACCTATCTTCAACGAGCTAGCCGCCAGAGCCAGTCGAATTCCTTATCACCTTCCGGTTTTTTGGGCGATCCTGCTCGGGATAACCGTCGTGGTCAGCCTGCTGGCGGGTCTGTATCCTGCTTTTGTCCTGTCGTCGTTTCAACCTGTCAGCGTGCTGAAGACGGGTATAGCAGGCCATTTTAGCCGGGTGCATACAGGACGGCGTTTTCGACAATCGCTGGTTGTGGGGCAGTTCGTGTTATCGATCACCCTGGCCATCAGCACCATCGTCATCTACCGCCAGCTGACGTTTATGCAAACAACAAAACTGGGTTTCGACAAGTCACACCTCCTTTATGTGAGCCTCAAAGGGAATCTGCGCGGTAAAGCCCTGGCATTTAAAGAGGCCGTAAGCCAGTTGCCGGGCGTAGACCAAGTATCCGTTGCTACGAGTAATCTGGTCGATATGAGCAACGGCACCAACATCGAATGGGAAGGGCAATTCCCAAAGGATGCTTTTTCAATCACCCAGATGAACATCGACGCGGATTTTATCCGGACAACCGGCATGTCGATGGCTGCGGGGCGAAACTTTTCGGCGCAGATAACCAGCGATACCGCAGCGGCATTGGGTACGTACCTTGTGAACGAAACAGCCGCCAAACGTATGGGCTGGACACCCACCCGTGCGCTCGGCAAACGCGTTAAGGTTTGGGGTACCGACGGCACCATTATCGGCGTAGTAAACGACTTTCACTTCCAGCCACTACGGGTGCGCATCGAGCCATTTATTTTCCGGTTTCGGCCCAAGGAATTCTACTTCACCCTGCTGATCAAAACCAACCCGAATCTACTACCCCGTACGCTGGCCGAAGTGTCGGGTATCTACAAAAAAATGGACCCCGGTACTGCGCTTTCCTATGGCTTCGTCGACCAGGATCTAGATCGGCAATACCAATCCGAACAACGCATTGGCCGGATCATTTTCTGCTTCGCCATTCTGACGATTCTGGTTTCCTGCCTTGGTCTGTTGGGGCTGACCGCCTTCACCGCTGAGCAACGTACCAAGGAAATTGGTATCCGTAAAGTGCTGGGGGCCTCGGTGGCCGGCATCGTCGCGCTGTTGTCCAGAGACTTTCTCAAGCTGATGCTGCTGGCCGTCGTGCTTGCTTCGCCCCTGGCTTGGTATGCCATGTCCTACTGGCTACATCATTTCGCCTACAAAACCCGCTTCGAATGGTGGATGCCCGCGCTGGCTGGTCTGCTAGCCATTGGTATCGCCCTGCTGACGATCAGTTTTCAGAGCATTAAGGCTGCCTTAGCCAATCCCGTCAGGAGTTTACGGAATGAATAGTATGATACAGCCGACCGGGACAGTCGGCTGTACGCGCAAACACGTCACTACATTTGGCGTTCGCCGAAACTGTAGCATAGCTCATCGGGGGCGACAATGAAGAGGACCTTCCACGTGACATCACCGTATTTCTGCTGCCGGTAGTCGGGATTTACGTTGCCAAACCCAGTTGCCCTTATTTCTGCGAACATCGTTTCGACATCGTCAACTTCGAAGAAGCATCCATCCTGCTGGGGGTCTCCCCCGTTTTCGGACAGCCCAATCCGGATGCTGTCGCGCTCAAGTGTAGCCGACGGGTGGGGTGTTTCACCGCGTGAAAGCACCCGGAAACCCAGGACGGTTTCGTAGAAAGGCAGTGCCGTTTCCAGGCTGACTACGGGCAAATTCATTCGGTCCTGCTGGTAAGGCCAGGCGTTTTTCAGCGTAGCTTTTGGTGAAAGCATAAGTTCGGTTGACAAGGGTTTAGCAATCTGTTTTCTTTTTGAAACAAGAATACGGCGCTCAAAACGTAATCTTTTTATGCTCTTACCGGGCGAGTGAAATTTTCCACCGGCTACCCGTTCGGAGCTTCCTGACACTACGTCCGCCAATGGATGGCCGGTCAGGTAAACCGTTTTCAGAACCGGACACCAGCTGTACGTTTTCGGACACGGGTATCGAGCATAACCATCGTTTTCCGGCAGGAAAAGGCATTTTTTAGAATTGGCCCCGTATTTGTTCTACAAAAGTTGATTATACCCGAACGGATGAAACGGACATACCTGGGAGAATTTGAAGAAGTGGTGCTGCTAACGGTAGCGGTACTGGGCGAAGGGGCCTATGGCGTCGCCATCACCGACGAGCTGGACCGGCAAACCGGCCGCTCCGTGAGCATCAGCGCGGTTCATGCCGCCCTGCATCGGCTGCAGGAAAAAGGGATGCTCAACTCTTACTTAGGCGACGCGACCGCCGAGCGGGGTGGTCG is a window from the Spirosoma rigui genome containing:
- a CDS encoding ABC transporter permease, which translates into the protein MKRPAYTPPPRWATTLLRRWGHPDTAEEVQGDLLELYHYWRQTVGQREANWRYIVSALKLLRPLARRKPSDYPSSYILNANMLRTYLTLGIRNLVKNRVYSAINIGGLALGIACCLLISLYVYDEFSYDRFNTHYKHIYRIIERQKQADGIFDVAVTPGPLAAAIAKDFPEVALTTRVGRWHGSLSQGRHLIEPEQFLIVDPSFFSLFTFPLVVGDTSTIFRGPNEVIFSEAAAERFFGTDWKQQHVLGQTITFNNEQPLKLVGIAKNPPVQSHIQFDVLIPFKWLERNYEWSMKWNSNSYHTYVQLRPDPSGEPANPAAFGHKIREQLSRYDSGNKTPLLLQPLSAIYLYSSFAFQTDYGKRSDIAYIHIFVSVGLIVLLIAVINFINLATARASQRAKEVGVRKSVGAQRSSLIAQFLGEAFLMTSLSVLSALLLAELLLPIFNELAARASRIPYHLPVFWAILLGITVVVSLLAGLYPAFVLSSFQPVSVLKTGIAGHFSRVHTGRRFRQSLVVGQFVLSITLAISTIVIYRQLTFMQTTKLGFDKSHLLYVSLKGNLRGKALAFKEAVSQLPGVDQVSVATSNLVDMSNGTNIEWEGQFPKDAFSITQMNIDADFIRTTGMSMAAGRNFSAQITSDTAAALGTYLVNETAAKRMGWTPTRALGKRVKVWGTDGTIIGVVNDFHFQPLRVRIEPFIFRFRPKEFYFTLLIKTNPNLLPRTLAEVSGIYKKMDPGTALSYGFVDQDLDRQYQSEQRIGRIIFCFAILTILVSCLGLLGLTAFTAEQRTKEIGIRKVLGASVAGIVALLSRDFLKLMLLAVVLASPLAWYAMSYWLHHFAYKTRFEWWMPALAGLLAIGIALLTISFQSIKAALANPVRSLRNE
- a CDS encoding VOC family protein; protein product: MLSPKATLKNAWPYQQDRMNLPVVSLETALPFYETVLGFRVLSRGETPHPSATLERDSIRIGLSENGGDPQQDGCFFEVDDVETMFAEIRATGFGNVNPDYRQQKYGDVTWKVLFIVAPDELCYSFGERQM
- a CDS encoding PadR family transcriptional regulator, translating into MKRTYLGEFEEVVLLTVAVLGEGAYGVAITDELDRQTGRSVSISAVHAALHRLQEKGMLNSYLGDATAERGGRRKRLFTVTVLGSRTLHEIRAVRNQLWNSIAPQTLPAVSL